Part of the Thermus neutrinimicus genome is shown below.
AGAGGGAGTCCCAACACCTGTGCCAGAAAGGTTGTTGCAACCGGCCAAAAGGGCCAAGCTCAAAATACCTGTGAGAATGAAACGCGCCACCATCGCCACCTCCGCCCCTACTTCAGGGGGTACTTCACCTGATACTCCTGGCTCCAGGAAACCTCATTCCCGTTGGACGTGGTCACGAACCAAGTGACCCGGTATCGCCAGTTGAGGGGAGCTCCCTGCTGGAGGTGCTCGCTCGCCACCTTACCGTCCAGGCTGAAGCGGAAAGGCTCGGACTGCTTGGGGACATACTTTACCTGTCCGTCCACTTCTTCCCGGCCGGGAGGTACCTCCACCCCCACGAAGCCGCTGCCTGAGGAGGAACCCGCAAACACCTCGTTGCCCGAGTCATCCACCGCCACATACTCATAACGGTCTAAATAGCCTCCTGGTGCTCCTGGGGCCACTTGAACGTAGGCATTGTTGCCCACCACGATGATCCTACCTTGCTCGTCCACCTCGTAGCCGAGCTGCGCGGGATCAAGAAGCACCCGGTAGGGTTGCTGGAGGAAAACATCCGTGCAGGCGGAAAGCATCAGCGCCAAGGCCAAAGCCCAGAGGATCCTAAGTCCCTTCATAATCTCACCCCATCATCTCCTCGCGCCACTTGGGATTGAGTATAGCAAAACTGAGCCGGGTCAGGCCCGCCAGGAAGTCCACGTTCTCCACCGCCACCTCCTTGGGCACCTCCAGCACGGTGGGGGCGAAGTTGAGGATACCCTTGATCCCGGCCGCCACCAAGCGGTCGGCAGCCTCCTGGGCTGCCTCGCGGGGCACGGTGAGGAGGGCGATCTCTATGCGGCCCGGAACCCGCTGGGGCAGGAGGTCCAGGTGTTCCACCACCCCGCTTCCCACCTTGCGCCCGATCTTTTCGGGATCTATATCAAAGAACCCCCGCAACTCAAAGCTT
Proteins encoded:
- a CDS encoding redox-sensing transcriptional repressor Rex, which gives rise to MKVPSAAISRLVTYLRILEELEAKGIHRTSSEQLAEEAQVTAFQVRKDLSYFGSYGTRGVGYTVPVLKRELRHILGLNRKWGLCIVGMGRLGSALADYPGFGESFELRGFFDIDPEKIGRKVGSGVVEHLDLLPQRVPGRIEIALLTVPREAAQEAADRLVAAGIKGILNFAPTVLEVPKEVAVENVDFLAGLTRLSFAILNPKWREEMMG